One Vitis vinifera cultivar Pinot Noir 40024 chromosome 8, ASM3070453v1 genomic window carries:
- the LOC104880179 gene encoding UPF0481 protein At3g47200-like, with protein sequence MPLNKNNIAGTTMKPSNKNSAGTTMPPNKNNIAGTTMKPSNNNSAGTTMPPNKNKIAGTTMNPSNNNSAGTTMPQSNNKYYSLYCRTFCATNGEIPNGEHLIDIDTQVWNDADKASNARERTPRIPKIPIALRNSQNQKLPQWFKPSVISIGPYYYGQKDYQEAQKLKFGHAMKFIEESKQKKDDLYLRIKNETPELLKRYHNDQTISDSSAQKLATIFLLDGCFLLHFINYSSEENGSKLLGFTNHEMTHIKQDLFLLENQLPYEVLELLLKDAENSIPMKGKINNFVASHVPFPRGIRVTEVNLPPFHLLHYLQFIILDKPGTSSPTHKQDEEDKGRGRGRLEGGSCKNVQELRKVGIHFMPSPTSYLTDISFKPHFGTTGCLKLPTFSMNTSTMIIFLNLIAFESSDTASNLGVISYLCFLDSLIDRWDGVKELQAAGIIRNFVGEQRDVAQFFNNVCSKLVPNPSAYKDVKEQIQNHVDRHQNCRLRKWYIQCMQKYFSSPWSFIALIAAVIGLLLTGIQAYTSLFSG encoded by the exons ATGCCACTGAACAAAAACAACATCGCAGGCACCACTATGAAACCGAGCAATAAAAACAGTGCAGGCACCACTATGCCACCGAACAAAAACAACATCGCAGGCACCACTATGAAACCGAGCAATAACAACAGTGCAGGCACCACTATGCCACCGAACAAAAACAAGATCGCAGGCACCACTATGAACCCGAGCAATAACAACAGTGCAGGCACCACTATGCCACAGAGCAATAACAAGTACTACTCCCTCTATTGTCGTACATTTTG CGCTACAAACGGCGAAATTCCAAATGGTGAGCATCTAATTGATATTGATACTCAAGTTTGGAATGATGCCGATAAAGCGtcaaatgcaagagaaaggacTCCACGTATACCAAAGATTCCGATCGCTTTGAGAAATAGTCAAAATCAAAAGTTGCCTCAGTGGTTTAAACCAAGCGTGATTTCAATTGGTCCCTATTACTATGGTCAAAAGGATTACCAGGAAGCACAAAAGCTCAAGTTTGGGCATGCTATGAAGTTCATTGAGGAAAGTAAGCAGAAGAAAGATGATTTGTACCTCagaataaaaaatgagacaCCGGAACTGCTGAAGCGCTACCATAATGATCAGACAATATCGGACAGTAGCGCCCAGAAACTGGCGACGATTTTCTTGCTGGACGGGTGTTTTTTACTACATTTCATCAACTACAGCAGCGAGGAGAATGGGTCCAAACTTTTGGGTTTTACAAATCATGAAATGACTCATATAAAACAGGACTTGTTCTTGCTGGAGAACCAACTTCCCTATGAAGTCCTCGAGCTGCTGTTAAAGGACGCAGAAAATTCAATTCCGATGAAAGGAAAGATAAACAATTTCGTTGCATCTCATGTCCCCTTTCCTCGAGGAATACGGGTAACAGAAGTGAATCTTCCACCTTTCCATCTGCTCCACTATTTGCAATTTATCATTTTAGACAAACCGGGAACAAGTAGCCCAACACACAAACAGGACGAAGAAGACAAAGGACGTGGGAGGGGGAGACTCGAAGGGGGCTCATGTAAAAACGTCCAGGAGCTTAGGAAAGTGGGCATCCATTTTATGCCCAGTCCCACGAGTTATTTGACAGACATTTCTTTCAAGCCTCACTTTGGCACCACCGGATGCCTCAAGCTTCCTACCTTTTCCATGAACACCTCCACtatgataattttcttaaacttgaTAGCCTTCGAATCCTCAGATACCGCCAGCAACCTTGGTGTAATCTCTTACCTATGCTTCCTGGATTCACTCATTGATCGTTGGGACGGCGTGAAGGAGCTTCAGGCAGCGGGAATAATCCGTAACTTTGTTGGTGAACAAAGAGACGTGGCCCAATTTTTCAACAACGTATGCAGCAAATTGGTACCAAATCCTTCTGCTTATAAAGATGTAAAAGAACAGATTCAAAATCATGTTGACAGGCACCAGAATTGCAGATTGCGCAAGTGGTATATTCAGTGCATGCAAAAATATTTCAGTAGCCCCTGGAGTTTCATAGCTTTGATTGCTGCAGTTATAGGACTATTGCTTACTGGCATTCAGGCTTACACTTCACTCTTCTCCGGCTAG
- the LOC100252133 gene encoding lycopene beta cyclase, chloroplastic, producing the protein MDTLLKTHNKLEFLHPLHGFAEKLGNLTFPKLQNQEFRFGPKKSNLKWGRNGCVKASSSALLELVPETKKENLEFELPMYDPSKGLVVDLAVVGGGPAGLAVAQQVSEAGLSVCSIDPSPKLIWPNNYGVWVDEFEAMDLLDCLDTTWSGAVVFIDDHSKKDLGRPYARVNRKQLKSKMMQKCILNGVKFHQAKVIKVIHEESKSLLICNDGVTIQAAVVLDATGFSRCLVQYDKPYNPGYQVAYGILAEVEEHPFDVDKMVFMDWRDSHLNNNMELKNRNSRIPTFLYAMPFSSNRIFLEETSLVARPGVPMEDIQERMVARLRHLGIKVKSIEEDERCIIPMGGPLPVLPQRVVGIGGTAGMVHPSTGYMVARTLAAAPIVANSIVQYLGSDRSFFGNELSSEVWRDLWPIERRRQREFFCFGMDILLKLDLQGTRRFFDAFFDLEPRYWHGFLSSRLFLPELIFFGLSLFSHASNTSRIEIMAKGTLPLINMINNLIQDKD; encoded by the coding sequence ATGGATACTTTACTCAAGACTCATAATAAGCTTGAATTTCTGCACCCACTTCATGGGTTTGCGGAGAAACTGGGCAATTTGACCTTTCCAAAGCTCCAAAACCAGGAGTTTAGATTTGGTCCGAAGAAGTCCAATCTGAAATGGGGTAGAAATGGGTGTGTTAAGGCCAGTAGTAGTGCCCTTTTGGAGCTTGTTCCAGAAACTAAGAAGGAGAATCTTGAGTTTGAGCTTCCTATGTATGACCCTTCAAAGGGCCTTGTAGTCGACCTTGCAGTTGTGGGAGGTGGCCCTGCCGGGCTTGCCGTCGCGCAGCAAGTTTCAGAGGCAGGGCTTTCAGTCTGCTCGATTGACCCATCTCCCAAATTGATTTGGCCCAATAACTATGGTGTTTGGGTGGATGAGTTTGAGGCCATGGATTTGCTTGATTGTCTTGACACTACTTGGTCTGGTGCCGTTGTTTTCATTGATGATCACTCAAAGAAGGATCTTGGTAGGCCTTATGCAAGGGTTAACAGGAAGCAGCTGAAATCGAAAATGATGCAGAAATGCATATTAAATGGTGTAAAGTTTCATCAAGCTAAGGTTATAAAGGTTATTCATGAGGAATCCAAATCTCTGTTGATTTGCAATGATGGGGTCACAATTCAGGCTGCTGTAGTTCTTGATGCTACGGGTTTTTCTAGATGTCTTGTTCAGTATGATAAGCCCTATAATCCAGGTTACCAAGTTGCTTATGGGATTTTGGCAGAAGTGGAAGAGCACCCATTTGATGTGGATAAGATGGTTTTCATGGACTGGAGAGATTCTCATCTGAACAACAATATGGAACTGAAAAATAGAAATAGTAGGATCCCCACTTTTCTATATGCAATGCCTTTTTCATCTAACCGGATATTTCTTGAAGAAACTTCTCTAGTAGCTCGACCAGGAGTGCCTATGGAAGATATTCAGGAAAGGATGGTAGCTCGGCTGAGGCACTTAGGCATAAAAGTCAAAAGCATTGAAGAGGATGAGCGTTGCATCATTCCAATGGGTGGGCCCCTCCCAGTGCTCCCTCAAAGAGTTGTTGGCATTGGTGGAACAGCTGGAATGGTCCACCCGTCGACTGGGTACATGGTAGCAAGGACTCTAGCAGCAGCTCCAATTGTTGCAAATTCTATAGTTCAGTACCTTGGCTCTGACAGAAGCTTTTTTGGCAATGAATTGTCTTCTGAAGTTTGGAGAGATCTATGGCCAATCGAAAGGAGGCGTCAAAGGgaattcttttgttttggtATGGATATCCTTCTTAAGCTTGATTTACAAGGAACAAGAAGGTTTTTTGATGCATTCTTTGATCTAGAACCTCGTTATTGGCATGGATTCTTGTCATCTCGACTGTTTCTTCCTGAGCTCATATTTTTTGGGCTTTCCCTGTTCTCTCATGCATCTAATACTTCTAGGATAGAGATTATGGCAAAGGGTACTCTTCCTTTGATAAACATGATCAACAACTTAATACAGGACAAGGATTAA
- the LOC100246998 gene encoding uncharacterized protein LOC100246998: MGSRSPEEFSVLVLASDLGIDARPFLDAQAQIEEQDENWHDCSQYLSDEDFSDLDLLQFIRIQGSDKSGNRILRIVGKYLPAPVVSGERLKKYVFHKIVSELPEGPFCIVYMHSTVQKEDNSPGLTILRWIYEELPSDFKDRLQTVYFVHPGLRSRLLFATLGRFFLSGGLYWKIKYVSRLQYLWEDVKKGEVEIPEFVQSHDDVLEHRPLTDYGIEPDPLHLTEMPSTAYSFGRYEERWTSRECMS; the protein is encoded by the exons ATGGGGAGTAGATCGCCGGAGGAGTTTTCGGTGTTGGTGTTGGCATCAGATCTAGGTATAGATGCTCGGCCCTTCTTAGACGCACAAGCCCAGATAGAAGAACAAGACGAGAACTGGCACGATTGTTCTCAGTACCTCTCCGACGAAGATTTCTCCGATCTTGATCTTTTGCAATTCATCCGCATCCAAGGCTCCGATAAATCTGGTAATCGTATTCTACGCATCGTCGGAAAGTACCTTCCCg CTCCAGTGGTAAGTGGGGAACGCCTGAAGAAGTATGTCTTTCACAAGATAGTGAGTGAACTGCCAGAAGGACCATTCTGCATTGTTTACATGCATAGTACCGTGCAGAAGGAGGACAATTCCCCTGGCCTAACCATCTTGAGATGGATTTATGAAGAACTTCCCTCTGACTTTAAGGATAGGCTTCAAACTGTGTACTTTGTTCACCCTGGGTTACGTTCAAGGCTTCTCTTTGCCACTCTTGGACGATTCTTCTTAAGTGGAGG CTTATACTGGAAAATCAAGTATGTCAGCCGCCTGCAGTACCTTTGGGAAGATGTAAAGAAGGGAGAGGTCGAGATTCCTGAATTTGTGCAAAGCCATGATGATGTTCTTGAGCATAGACCACTGACGGATTATGGAATTGAACCTGATCCCCTCCACTTAACCGAGATGCCTTCCACTGCCTACTCGTTTGGAAGGTACGAGGAGAGATGGACATCGAGGGAGTGTATGTCGTAA
- the LOC100233005 gene encoding L-galactonolactone dehydrogenase, mitochondrial has translation MLRALSLRRSLRAFHHYHHHHHQPTNPHSNLLKALSSTTSPNPNPNLTRPFSSLSSSPSSEAEFRKYLGYFALLLGCGIATYYSFPFSDSAKHKKAQLFRYAPLPDDLHTVSNWSGTHEVQTRVFHQPESLEELEQIVKEANEKKQKIRPVGSGLSPNGIGLTRAGMVNLALMDNVLDVDVEKKRVRVQAGIRVQQLVDAIKDYGITLQNFASIREQQIGGIVQVGAHGTGARLPPIDEQVISMKLVTPAKGTIEVSKERDPELFYLARCGLGGLGVVAEVTLQCVERQELVEHTVVSNMKEIKKNHKKLLSENKHVKYLYIPYTDTVVVVTCNPVSKWKGPPKFKPKYSRDEAIQHVRDLYQESLKKYSPEAITAKSSDNSEPDINELSFTELRDKLLALDPLNKDHVIQVNQAEAEFWRKSEGYRVGWSDEILGFDCGGQQWVSETCFPAGTLAKPSMKDLEYIEDLKKLIEKEEIPAPAPIEQRWTQSSKSPMSPASSSAEDDIFSWVGIIMYLPTMDARQRKEITEEFFHYRRLSQTQLWDLYSAYEHWAKIEVPKDKDELAALQARLRKRFPVDEYNKARKELDPNRILSNNMLGKLFPSSDTI, from the exons ATGTTGAGAGCTCTGAGTCTCAGGCGTTCCCTCCGAGCCTTCCACCattaccaccaccaccaccaccagccCACCAACCCACATTCCAACCTCCTGAAAGCCCTCTCCTCCACCACTTccccaaaccctaaccctaatctCACCCGCCCCTTCTCTTCTCTCTCATCATCTCCTTCTTCGGAGGCCGAGTTCCGCAAGTACTTGGGCTACTTCGCTCTTCTCCTTGGATGCGGCATCGCCACCTACTACTCCTTCCCTTTCTCCGATTCTGCCAAGCACAAGAAAGCCCAGTTGTTCCGCTACGCTCCATTACCCGACGATCTCCACACTGTCAGTAACTGGAGTGGAACCCATGAAGTCCAAACCAGGGTTTTTCACCAACCCGAGTCCCTTGAAGAATTGGAACAGATTGTTAAGGAGGCCAATGAGAAGAAGCAAAAGATTCGACCCGTGGGATCGGGGTTGTCGCCGAATGGGATTGGGTTAACTAGGGCTGGCATGGTGAATTTGGCCCTCATGGATAATGTGTTGGACGTGGATGTGGAGAAAAAGAGGGTTCGGGTCCAGGCTGGGATTCGGGTTCAGCAGCTCGTTGATGCTATCAAAGATTATGGTATTACCCTGCAGAATTTCGCGTCCATTAGGGAACAACAAATTGGCGGTATTGTTCAG GTTGGTGCACATGGCACTGGTGCAAGATTGCCTCCCATTGATGAGCAGGTCATCAGCATGAAACTGGTTACTCCTGCCAAGGGAACAATAGAGGTTTCAAAAGAGAGAGATCCGGAGCTGTTTTATCTTGCTCGCTGTGGCCTTGGTGGGCTTGGAGTGGTTGCTGAAGTCACCCTCCAATGTGTTGAGAGACAAGAGCTTGTGGAGCACACGGTTGTTTCAAACATGAAAGAGATCAAGAAAAACCACAA gAAATTGCTTTCTGAGAATAAGCATGTGAAGTACCTGTATATTCCTTACACCGACACTGTTGTGGTTGTGACGTGCAACCCTGTTTCAAAATGGAAGGGTCCACCCAAGTTCAAACCCAAGTATAGCCGTGATGAAGCTATACAGCATGTTCGTGACCTCTATCAGGAATCACTAAAGAAGTATAG CCCTGAAGCCATCACCGCTAAATCTTCAGACAACAGTGAGCCTGACATCAATGAGCTTTCGTTCACAGAACTAAGAGACAAGTTACTTGCCCTTGATCCCCTGAACAAAGACCATGTCATACAGGTTAATCAAGCTGAAGCAGAGTTCTGGAGAAAGTCAGAGGGATACAGAGTGGGCTGGAGTGATGAAATCTTGGGATTTGATTGTGGTGGCCAACAGTGGGTCTCAGAAACCTGTTTTCCAGCAGGAACCTTAGCAAAGCCAAGCATGAAAGACCTTGAATATATAGAGGATCTGAAGAAACTCATAGAGAAGGAAGAGATACCTGCACCTGCTCCTATAGAGCAGCGCTGGACACAATCCAGCAAGAGCCCCATGAGTCCAGCTTCAAGTTCAGCAGAGGATGATATATTTTCATGG GTTGGCATAATAATGTATCTTCCGACAATGGATGCCCGCCAGAGAAAGGAAATAACAGAAGAGTTCTTCCATTACAGACGTCTGAGTCAAACACAACTATGGGATCTGTATTCTGCTTATGAACATTGGGCTAAGATTGAG GTTCCGAAGGATAAGGATGAGCTTGCAGCTCTTCAGGCAAGGCTAAGAAAGCGTTTTCCAGTGGATGAATACAACAAAGCACGGAAAGAACTGGATCCAAACAGGATCCTTTCTAATAACATGCTGGGGAAGCTGTTCCCATCATCGGATACCATTTGA